One Microcebus murinus isolate Inina chromosome 22, M.murinus_Inina_mat1.0, whole genome shotgun sequence DNA segment encodes these proteins:
- the SNRNP35 gene encoding U11/U12 small nuclear ribonucleoprotein 35 kDa protein, producing the protein MNDWVPIAKEYDPLKAGSIDGTDEDPHDRAVWRAMLARYVPNKGVTGDPLLTLFVARLNLQTKEDKLKEVFSRYGDIRRLRLVRDFVTGFSKGYAFIEYKEERAVIKAYRDADGLVIDQHEIFVDYELERTLKGWIPRRLGGGLGGKKESGQLRFGGRDRPFRKPINLPVVKNDLYREGKRERRERSRSRERHWDSRTRDRDHDRGREKRWQEREPPRVWPENDWDRERDFREDRIKGREKKDRSK; encoded by the coding sequence ATGAACGACTGGGTGCCCATCGCCAAGGAGTATGATCCGCTCAAAGCTGGCAGCATCGACGGCACGGATGAAGACCCACACGATCGGGCGGTCTGGCGGGCGATGCTGGCACGATACGTCCCCAACAAAGGCGTCACAGGAGACCCCCTTCTCACCTTGTTTGTGGCAAGACTAAACTTGCAGACCAAAGAGGACAAATTAAAGGAAGTCTTTTCCCGCTATGGTGACATCCGGCGGCTTCGGCTGGTGAGGGACTTCGTCACCGGCTTTTCCAAGGGCTATGCCTTCATAGAGTACAAGGAGGAGCGTGCCGTGATCAAAGCCTACCGAGATGCAGACGGCCTGGTTATTGACCAGCATGAGATATTTGTGGACTATGAACTGGAAAGGACTCTCAAAGGGTGGATCCCTCGGCGACTTGGAGGCGGTCTGGGGGGGAAAAAGGAATCAGGGCAGCTGAGATTTGGGGGGCGGGATCGACCTTTCCGAAAACCTATTAATTTGCCAGTTGTTAAAAATGACCTTTATagggagggaaaaagggaaagaagggagagatcTCGATCCCGAGAAAGACACTGGGACTCAAGGACAAGAGACAGAGACCACGACAGGGGCCGGGAGAAGAGGTGGCAAGAAAGAGAGCCCCCCAGGGTGTGGCCCGAAAATGAttgggacagagagagggactTCAGAGAAGACAGGATcaaggggagggagaagaaggatAGAAGCAAGTAG